One region of Primulina tabacum isolate GXHZ01 chromosome 1, ASM2559414v2, whole genome shotgun sequence genomic DNA includes:
- the LOC142518087 gene encoding transcription factor RADIALIS-like has protein sequence MASTSMTRTSGSSWTAMENKAFEKALAVFDKDTPDRWANVAKTVGGRTHDEVKRHYEILVEDVKYIESGRVPFPNYRTTNGEAQRMRIVNMR, from the exons ATGGCATCGACCTCGATGACCCGTACCTCAGGCAGCTCTTGGACTGCCATGGAGAACAAGGCCTTCGAGAAGGCGTTGGCCGTGTTTGACAAGGACACTCCAGATCGTTGGGCCAATGTAGCGAAGACCGTCGGCGGGCGAACCCATGACGAAGTGAAGAGGCACTACGAAATCCTTGTTGAAGATGTCAAGTATATTGAGAGTGGTAGAGTGCCATTTCCTAACTACAGGACCACCAACGGGGAAGCACAAAG GATGAGGATCGTGAACATGCGGTGA